In the Armatimonadota bacterium genome, GCTGGCCGAGCGACTGCTCCAGCTGGCCTACCCCAACCTCTCGGGCGTCTACTTCACCACGGCCGGCGCCGAGTCCAACGAGGCGGCGTTCAAGACGGCGCGGTACTACTGGAAGCGGCGGGGGCTGCCCACCAAGACCAAGATCATCGCCCGCATCCACGCCTACCACGGCGTCACGCTAGCGGCGATGAGCGCCACCGGCATGGCGTCGTATCACACGATGTTCGCGCCCACGGTCCCGGGCTTCGTGCACGTCCTGCCCTCGTACCCGTACCGGTACCCCGGCTCGATGGCCGAGGCGCTGGAGGAGGCGATCCTGCGCGAGGGGCCCGACCAGGTGGCGGCGTTCATCGCCGAGCCGGTCATGGGTGCGGGGGGCGTGATCCCGCCGACACCCGACTACTTCCCCAAGGTGCGCGAGATCTGCGACCGCTACCAGGTGCTGTTCATCGCCGACGAGGTCATCACCGGCTTCGGGCGGACGGGCCGCTGGTTCGCGCTGGGCCACTGGGGTGTGCAGCCCGACATCGTGAGCTTCGCCAAGGGCGTGACCAGCGCGTACCTGCCGCTGGGTGGCATCATGGTGTCGCGGGCGATTCACCAGGCGATCCTGGACGCGCCGCCCGCGGAGCGCTTCATGCACGCGGCGACCTACTCGGGCCACCCGGTGTGCTGTGCCGTGGGGCTCCGCAACCTGGAGATCTTCGAGCGCGAAGGGCTGGTGGACCGGGCGGCGGCCATGGGGCGCCGGTTGCTGGCAGGTCTGGAGAGCCTGCGCGAGTTCCCCGTCGTCGGGGACGTGCGCGGCCTGGGGCTCATGGCCGGCGTGGAGCTCGTCGAGGACCGCGCGGCCAAGACCCCGGCCGTAGGCCTGGGTGCCCGCGTGCTGGCCGAGGCCCGCGCCCGGGGGCTCGTCACCCGCGTGCGGCCGGGCCAGACGGGCGACTATCCCATCGGCGACACCATCTGCCTGGCCCCTCCCCTGGTCATCACCGAGGCGCAGGTGGACCGGATCGTGGAGATCCTGCGGGAGTCGATTCGCGCGGTGCTCTGAAAGCTCGGCGCCGCCGGCTGTCCCGCATCGGCGCTCCGCAGCGCCAGGTGCGGGCCTGCGGACCGGATCTGCGCCGTGGAGATCACGAGGTGGACCGCACCGGTCTGACGCCGGGGCTGCCGGGCGACCGTCTCAGCGCACTGCGGCCATGATGCGGTCGACGACGCGGCGCGCCGCCGTCAGCGCCTCGTTCACCTCGTCCGGGCCCATGGGCAGGCTCGTGGCCATCATGCCGCGGGGCGCACAGAAGACGCCTTCCAGCAGCAGGCCCAGGTGGAAGGCGGCGGTCAGGACGCGGTCGGCCGTGCGGGCCGCGCGGACGTTGACCACCTCGGCGTCGGTGAACAGGACGGTGAGCAGCGACCCGATGCCCGTCACGCGGGCGGGAAGCCGTGCCTCGTCGAACAGGGCCTGCAGCCCCGCGCGCAGCGTCTCGCCCGTGCGGTTGCACCGCGCGATCGCCTCGGGCGTCAGCAGCCGCAGGCCCGCGATCCCGGCGGCGACCGTGACGGGGTTGGCGTTGAACGTCCCCGACTGTGCCAGCGCCCCCGGCCGGCGGGGGTCGTAGAGATCCATGATCTCCCGGCGGCCGCCAAACGCGCCCACCGGAAAGCCGCCGCCGATGATCTTGCCCAGCACCGTCAGATCGGGGCGCACGCCGAACAGGCCCTGAGCGCCGTGGTAGTCGAGGCGGAAGCTGATCACCTCGTCGAAGATCAGCACGATGCCGAGCTCCGCGGTGATGGCGCGCAGGAACGGGAGGAACCCCTCTTGCGGCGGAATCGTGCCCGCCACGCCCTGGACCGGTTCCACGATCAGCGCGGCGATCTCCCCGGCCTGTGCGCGCAGCGTGGCCTCCACGGCTGCGGGGTCGTTGAACGGGACCACCAGGACGTCGCCGGCGACGCCGGCAGGGATGCCCGGACCCTCGGGGACCGCCACCGGCCGGCTGGCCGGGCCGGCGCGGACGGGGTCGGACTGCACGCTGATCGCCACCGCATCGTACGAGCCGTGATAGCCGCCTTCCATCTTGACGATCTTGTCGCGACCGGTGAACGCCCGGGCCGCGCGGATGGCGTGCATCGCGGCTTCCGTGCCCGAGTTGGCGAACCGGATGCGCTCGACCGACGGCAGGCGCGCGCAGAGCATCTCGGCCAGGGTGAGCTGCGCGGGGGTGGGCGCGGCGAACCCCGTGCCCTGTGCGATCTGGGCGCTTGCGGCGGCGACGATCTCCGGATGGGCGTGTCCCCAGATCATCGCGGTGTAGTTGCCGAGCAGGTCCAGGTACGTGTGCCCGTCGACGTCAGCGATCCGGCAACCCTCGCCGCGGGTGATGAACACGGGGAACGGCTCGTAGTGCGTGACCGTGCGCGTGTCGCCACCGGGCAGGGATTCCCGGGCATGCGCGGCCAGGGCCGCGGATCGCGGGTGGCGGCGGACGTACTCGTCCACGATCTGCGCGTGCGCGCGGGCCGCTGCACGGGCCAGGGGCGTGGGGCCGGTACGATTGGGCATACTGGAAGGTTCTGGGCTCGCCCCTGCTTCCCCTATCGGGGCTTCCCTCCCGGGTGCTGCAGGATGCCGGGGCATTTGTGCCTGCGGTCGCGACCGCGTCTGAGGCGCGACGGCGTCTGGGGATGAGGCGTACCGGGGAGTCTGCGCACGCCGGGTGCGACTCCCTGTGGGACCAGACCAACGGGGCGCTCGTACTCCGTCTGGGGCTGGTGAGTGCGCACGATGGACGTACGCGTCCGACGGACCGTCCGGGTCATGGCCCGCGGGTGTCTGCTGCGCGGGCATCGCGCGCCGCGCGCCTGGCCTGGCGCAGTGGCTCGGGCGTCAGCGCGGGGCCCACGAGGGCCAGCACCACCGTCGCCGCCACGTCGGGATCGGTGCGCCAGGCCGCATGCACCGCCAGCGGTCGCACGCCCGGGCGCACGCGCAGCCAGTAGCCCACGTGCTCCCCGTCGAGCAGCAGCGGGCTGCGCGCGCCCGGCGTGTCGGCGGGTGCGGCGCCGGAGGCCAGCAGCGGCCTGCTGGTCACGCCGATCGTCGGCAGGTCGAGTCGTGCCCCAAGATGGAGCGCGAGGCCCGCGCGGCGTGGGTGGTCGCGGCCGGTGGCGTTGACCAGGAGGACCTGCGGGCGCAGCCGCAGGGCTCGGACGGCCGCTTCCAGCAGCGGGCCCTCCCGCAGCGCCAGCAACCCGGGTTCGTACGGTGCGCCGGCCGCGCCGCGGACCGCCGCGGCGTCGACCAGGCGGCCGTCGGCAAGCAGCGCAGCACCAGCCCATCCGGCGTCGCCCGCCTGGCCGCGGCCCGTCTTGCCGCGCGCGAAGCACACAAAGCACCCCGCCGCCATCCGCACGCCGCTGGGATCGGGCAGCCAGGGTGCCGGCGTGGCCCTGGCGAGCGCCTCTTGTGCGGCCACCAGGTCCGCGGACGTGCGTGGCCATGGCCCCGGTTCAGGCCACGCGGACTCGGCCACCGACCACGAAGGCTCCGGCAGGGGCGGTGGCAGGAGGTCGTCGAGGACGGCGAGCCGGGCGCGGCCAGGCCGCCGATCGCTGGCCTGCGGTCCGCAGGGTGGCAGGGTGTTGCGCATGGCGTCGTCAAGATTACTCTACGCGCCCGTGGCCGCGCCGCGCACGACGCAGGGTGGACGCTGCATGCCGACGGTGGTGGCCCGGCGGACGGCCTGGCAGCGCGGCCCGGTACGCAACACGGTTGGAAGGGACTGGACGTCCGTGCCCCGACGCCCGGCCGATGCCATCAAAGTGGGCTGCTGCGGGTTTCCCCGTCGGCTCGAAGAGTACGCCCGGCATCTGGACGCCGTGGAGGTGCAGCAGACGTTCTACCGGCTGCCCCGTCTGCAGACGGTGGAACGCTGGCGGGCGCGCGTGCCGCCCTCGTTCACGTTCACCCTCAAGGCGTGGCAGCTCGTCACCCATCCGCCGACCAGCCCCACGTACCGGCGGCTGGGACGCGCGATCCCCGAGTCCCGGTGGGACCGCTACGGGTTCTTCGCGCCCAGCGACGAGGTGGCCGAGGCGTGGGCCCAGACGCTGGTGGTGGCGCGGGTGCTGCAGGCCCCCGTCGTGCTCGTCCAGTGCCCGGCCAGCTTTGTGCCCACGCGGGTGCACGTCGCGCGCTTGCGGCGGTTCTTCCGCACCGCGCCGCGCGACGGGCTGGCGATCGCCTGGGAGCCGCGCGGCGACTGGCCGCCCACGCTGGTGGCCCGTCTGTGCCGCGAGCTGGGGCTGATCCACTGCGTCGATCCCCTGGCCGATGCGAGCCGCCACGGCCGGCCTCACTACTTCCGCCTCCATGGCCGCACGGGCTACCGGTACCGCCACACCGACGACGACCTGGCGATGGTGGCCGCGGCCTGCCGCGGGCCGGCGTACGTCTTCTTCAACACCATCGCCATGTGGGACGACGCGCTGCGCTTCCGACGGCTGGTCGACGACGCCGGGGGTGCGCCCCACCGGGCGAGGGACCGGTGACGGCTCCCCGCCCGGTGGCGGTCCGCCACGCCCGAGCGGCGCCGCACGGGCGGCGCACGACGGGGTGGCGCAGCGATGACCCTCACCCGTCGCTGTCGGCAGAGCAGGAGGTTGCCGCGGTGTGGGTAATGGGTCAGGACGTGGGCCGGCGTGCGCTGGCCGACGCCAGCCCCGCGAGCGCCGCTGCTGTCCGACGGACGGCGATGCGAGATCACGGCCCGGGGGGAGACCGATGAGCAGAAACGGCATGCAGTGGTGGAGCCTGGTGTCGATCGCGGCGGTCCTCGCGCTGGGGGCAACGACGGCGCCGGCTGCCCCGATGGCGAGCATGACGGTGAGCGGCGTAGGCTTTCAGACGCCGGAGTCGGTGTTGCACGACCGCGCAGCCGACGTGTACCTGGTCTCGAACATCAACGGCAATCCGACGGCCGCGGACGACAACGGGTTCATCTCGCGCGTGCTCCCCTCGGGCAGGGTCGCTGCGCTCAAGTGGATCGACGGTGCGGCGCCGGAGGTGACGCTGCACGCGCCGAAGGGCATGGCGATCGTCGGCGACACGCTGTACGTCACCGATATCACCGTGGTCCGGATGTTCGACCGCCGGACCGGCCGGCCGAAAGGCACCATCGAGGTGCCGGGTGCCACGTTCATGAACGACCTGGCCGCCGGACCTGGTGGCGTCGTCTACGCCACCGACAGCGGGCTCAAGCCCGACTTCAGCCCCTCGGGCACCGACGCGGTCTATCGGATCGACGCGGCCGGCACGGTCAGGGCTGTGGCCAGGGCCCCGGCGCTCAACCACCCCAACGGCGTGGCGGTGCGGCCCGACGGCACGGTGGTGGTCGTCACGTTCAGCGCCACCGGCGACATGTACACAATCGCGCCGACGGGACAACGGCGGGCGCTGCCGGCGCCGCCCAAAGGGCAGCTCGACGGCGTGGAACTGCTGCCGGGTGGCGCCATGTTGGTCTCGAGCTGGGCAGCGTCGGCTGTCTACCGGATCGACGCCGCCGGCAAGGCGACGGTTGCCGTGGCCAACGTCGAGTCGCCCGCGGACATCGGCTACGACCGCAGGCGGGGGCGGGTGTTGATTCCGCTGTTCACCAAGCACGCTGTGGCGATCCAGGCGGTGCGCTAGCGGCCGCGCAGGATCGCGAGCAGGACCGCCGTCGGGTTGACGGGGGCTCTGGTTCCCCGGGGTGCCGGCCGCGTTCAGAGCCGCAGGGCCTGGCGGACGAGCGCCTGGGTGTAGGGGTGCCGCGGGGCGATGAACAGGTCGGCTGTGGGGCCCGACTCCACGATGGTCCCGTCGCGCATGACGTACACGTGATCGGTCCAGTGGGCGACCAGCCCCAGGCTGTGGGTGATCAGCAACAACCCCATCCCCAGGTCGCGCTGCAGCCGACGCAGCAGGTCGAGGATCTGCGCCTGGACGGTGACGTCGAGCCCCGAGGTGGGTTCGTCGGCGATCAGGACCGAGGGGCCCGGCGCGATCGCCGCGGCGATCAACACGCGTTGCCGCTGGCCTCCGGAGAGGTGGTGCGGGTAGCGCCCGAACAGCTCGGCGGGCAGCCCGACCTGACGCATCACCTCCAGCGCGCGCTCGCGGGCGCCGCGCTTGCCATGGTGCACGACGATGCCTTCCATGATCTGCTCGCCCACGGGCAGCACCGGGTTGAGGGCAGCCCCCGGTTCCTGGAAGATCATGGCCACCCGGCGGCCGCGGTAGCGCGCGAGGGCCGGCTCGGGCAGGGCCGTCAGGTCCACGTCGCCCAGGAGGATACGGCCTCCGGCGATCACTGCGGCGTCGGTCGGGAAGAGCCGCAGCACCGCGCAGGCGGTCATGGTCTTCCCGGCGCCCGACTCGCCCACCAGGCCCACGCTGTGACCGGCGGGGACCGTCAGCGACACCCCGCGGACCACGGCCTGGGCGCCGCCTGCGCGGCGGAGCTCGACCGTCAGGTCCTCGATGCGCAGATCAGCCGGCTCGTGCCACGTCACCACGGATGCCCTCCCGGTTGTCCCTGAACGCGCCCACCGCGTCCGGACGTTCCCGGCGCACCGCGCCGCTGCTACGAGGGCCGTTCGCGCGGCTGTGGGTGGTGATCCTGCTGGTCTCGTTCGCGTTCCACCTGGTCACGGCCAGCCTGCCCTTCTACGCGGCACGCCTGGGCGCCGACGAGGCCGTCGTCGGGCTGCTGATCGGGCTCATCGCCGCCGCGGCACTGGTGGCCCGGCCGCTGGCCGGCCTGTGGATCGACGCGGGCGCGGGGGCGACCGCCCTGGTGGTGGGCCTGCTGCTGTACGCGCTGTGCGCGGTCGGGTACTGGCTGGCGCCGTCGGTGGGGGCGCTGCTGAGCTTTCGGGCGCTGACCGGCGTGGCCGTGGGCCTCTACGGCACCGCCAGCCAGGCGCTTGGCGTGGCGTTCGCGCCGGTGGAACGTCGCGCCGAGGCCCTGAGCCTCCATGCGGCGGCGATCAGCGTGGCCCAGGGGCTGGCCCCGAGCCTCGGCGTCGCGCTGGCCGCCGCCATGGGCTTCCCGGCGCTGTTCATCGCGTGCGCAGCGGTGAGCACGGCGGGGGCGATCCTGGCGTGGCCCCTGCGCCGGGTGGTCGCCCGCCCGCTCGCCGGCGCCGTCCGACGGATCTTCCATCGGGGCGTGGTGGTTCCGGGGCTGCTGCTGGTGGCGCTGCACGTGACCTTCGGTGCCAACGTCGCGCTGCTGCCGCTGCACGCGGGCCGGCGCGGCCTCGCGAACCCCGGGCTGGTGCTGGCCACGCACGCGCTGGGGCTGTTCGTGGCCCAGGCCGTTGCAGGGCGCGTCTCGGATCGCGCTGGCCGCACCGCCGTGATCGTCCCGGCGCTCGGGTTGGCCGCGGCAGGGATGTGGACGACGGCGCTGGTCGGTGGGTGGGCCCTGTTGCTGGCGGCAGCGCTGTCGGGCATGGGGCTGGGCGCCGGCCAACCGTCGATCGTGGCGCTGGCGGCCGACCTGGTGCGGGAGGAGGAACGGGGCGCCGCGCTGGGCACGATGGGCATCTTCCACGAAGTGGGGATCGTGGCCGGCGCGGTCGGCGGCGGCCTCGTGGCCCGCCTCCTGGGACTGCCGGCGATGTTCGCGCTGGTAGGGATCGTCCCGGCGGTGGCCGCGGCCCTGACGGTGCGGCGCGGGCGGTGAGCGTCCCGCCCCCGCGTCGGCGCCGGTGCGGCGACCGCTGCGGCCCGGCAGCGTCATGCCGCGCCGCAACCTACTGGTAGAGGAGGAACCCTTCCCGGAGCTTCAGGAACCGCTGCAACGCGGGCTGCCAGCGCGCCACGATCGTCGCCGCGTCGTCGCCGCGGAGCAGCCCCAGCCGTACGTCCTTGGTGCCCCACACCAGGTCGAACAGGTACGGACCCCGTCGCGGCGCGGTGAAGCGCAGACGGTCGCCGTGCAGGCGCCGGATCTCCACCAGGATGTACACCAGGGTCGTTGACGGGCGGAAGACCGCCGGATCGGTGACGTGGAGCCGCACGCCGTACCAGACGCGCCCGGTGCGGGGATGCGGCAGCGCCGAGGCGGCGAAGCGCACGCCGGGCAGCCCGTACCGGTTGAGGCGTGCTGCCAGCCGGTGGCCGTCGAGCCACGGCGCCAGGACCACCTGGAAGCGCGAGTCGGTGGCGACGCCGTTCCACAGGTTGGTGCCGTCGACCGGCCCGGTGGCCGCGTAGGTGAAGACGGCGTCCGGTCCGGTGATGCCCGGCGACGGGTTGATCCACGGCAGGCCGGTGTCGCCCCAGCGCATCGTGCGGGTCCACCCGTCCATGGGCACCACGGTCAGGTCCGCACCGATCCCGAACGCCCCGTTGTAGAGCCGGGCCAGCTCGCCGATCGTCATGCCGAACACGTAGGGGATGGGGTACAGGCCAATGAACGAGCGCAGCGCCGGTTCCAGCACCGGGCCGTCCACGATCGTCCCGCCCATGGGGTTGGGGCGGTCGAGGACGACGACCTTCTTGCCTGCCTCGCGGGCCGCGGCCATCACCAGGGCCATCGTGGACGTGTAGGTGTACGCGCGCACGCCCACG is a window encoding:
- a CDS encoding aspartate aminotransferase family protein, translated to METRTTTALIQTDQAHLIHPLHHPADHAPPLVFVEGQGAVLRDADGREFIDGLASLWNVNAGHGRAELAEAAAAQMRRLAFASNYVGFTNEPAVRLAERLLQLAYPNLSGVYFTTAGAESNEAAFKTARYYWKRRGLPTKTKIIARIHAYHGVTLAAMSATGMASYHTMFAPTVPGFVHVLPSYPYRYPGSMAEALEEAILREGPDQVAAFIAEPVMGAGGVIPPTPDYFPKVREICDRYQVLFIADEVITGFGRTGRWFALGHWGVQPDIVSFAKGVTSAYLPLGGIMVSRAIHQAILDAPPAERFMHAATYSGHPVCCAVGLRNLEIFEREGLVDRAAAMGRRLLAGLESLREFPVVGDVRGLGLMAGVELVEDRAAKTPAVGLGARVLAEARARGLVTRVRPGQTGDYPIGDTICLAPPLVITEAQVDRIVEILRESIRAVL
- a CDS encoding glutamate-1-semialdehyde 2,1-aminomutase; the encoded protein is MPNRTGPTPLARAAARAHAQIVDEYVRRHPRSAALAAHARESLPGGDTRTVTHYEPFPVFITRGEGCRIADVDGHTYLDLLGNYTAMIWGHAHPEIVAAASAQIAQGTGFAAPTPAQLTLAEMLCARLPSVERIRFANSGTEAAMHAIRAARAFTGRDKIVKMEGGYHGSYDAVAISVQSDPVRAGPASRPVAVPEGPGIPAGVAGDVLVVPFNDPAAVEATLRAQAGEIAALIVEPVQGVAGTIPPQEGFLPFLRAITAELGIVLIFDEVISFRLDYHGAQGLFGVRPDLTVLGKIIGGGFPVGAFGGRREIMDLYDPRRPGALAQSGTFNANPVTVAAGIAGLRLLTPEAIARCNRTGETLRAGLQALFDEARLPARVTGIGSLLTVLFTDAEVVNVRAARTADRVLTAAFHLGLLLEGVFCAPRGMMATSLPMGPDEVNEALTAARRVVDRIMAAVR
- a CDS encoding endonuclease V yields the protein MAAQEALARATPAPWLPDPSGVRMAAGCFVCFARGKTGRGQAGDAGWAGAALLADGRLVDAAAVRGAAGAPYEPGLLALREGPLLEAAVRALRLRPQVLLVNATGRDHPRRAGLALHLGARLDLPTIGVTSRPLLASGAAPADTPGARSPLLLDGEHVGYWLRVRPGVRPLAVHAAWRTDPDVAATVVLALVGPALTPEPLRQARRAARDARAADTRGP
- a CDS encoding DUF72 domain-containing protein, whose amino-acid sequence is MPTVVARRTAWQRGPVRNTVGRDWTSVPRRPADAIKVGCCGFPRRLEEYARHLDAVEVQQTFYRLPRLQTVERWRARVPPSFTFTLKAWQLVTHPPTSPTYRRLGRAIPESRWDRYGFFAPSDEVAEAWAQTLVVARVLQAPVVLVQCPASFVPTRVHVARLRRFFRTAPRDGLAIAWEPRGDWPPTLVARLCRELGLIHCVDPLADASRHGRPHYFRLHGRTGYRYRHTDDDLAMVAAACRGPAYVFFNTIAMWDDALRFRRLVDDAGGAPHRARDR
- a CDS encoding SMP-30/gluconolactonase/LRE family protein, with the translated sequence MSRNGMQWWSLVSIAAVLALGATTAPAAPMASMTVSGVGFQTPESVLHDRAADVYLVSNINGNPTAADDNGFISRVLPSGRVAALKWIDGAAPEVTLHAPKGMAIVGDTLYVTDITVVRMFDRRTGRPKGTIEVPGATFMNDLAAGPGGVVYATDSGLKPDFSPSGTDAVYRIDAAGTVRAVARAPALNHPNGVAVRPDGTVVVVTFSATGDMYTIAPTGQRRALPAPPKGQLDGVELLPGGAMLVSSWAASAVYRIDAAGKATVAVANVESPADIGYDRRRGRVLIPLFTKHAVAIQAVR
- a CDS encoding ABC transporter ATP-binding protein, with translation MVTWHEPADLRIEDLTVELRRAGGAQAVVRGVSLTVPAGHSVGLVGESGAGKTMTACAVLRLFPTDAAVIAGGRILLGDVDLTALPEPALARYRGRRVAMIFQEPGAALNPVLPVGEQIMEGIVVHHGKRGARERALEVMRQVGLPAELFGRYPHHLSGGQRQRVLIAAAIAPGPSVLIADEPTSGLDVTVQAQILDLLRRLQRDLGMGLLLITHSLGLVAHWTDHVYVMRDGTIVESGPTADLFIAPRHPYTQALVRQALRL
- a CDS encoding MFS transporter is translated as MPSRLSLNAPTASGRSRRTAPLLRGPFARLWVVILLVSFAFHLVTASLPFYAARLGADEAVVGLLIGLIAAAALVARPLAGLWIDAGAGATALVVGLLLYALCAVGYWLAPSVGALLSFRALTGVAVGLYGTASQALGVAFAPVERRAEALSLHAAAISVAQGLAPSLGVALAAAMGFPALFIACAAVSTAGAILAWPLRRVVARPLAGAVRRIFHRGVVVPGLLLVALHVTFGANVALLPLHAGRRGLANPGLVLATHALGLFVAQAVAGRVSDRAGRTAVIVPALGLAAAGMWTTALVGGWALLLAAALSGMGLGAGQPSIVALAADLVREEERGAALGTMGIFHEVGIVAGAVGGGLVARLLGLPAMFALVGIVPAVAAALTVRRGR
- a CDS encoding DUF1343 domain-containing protein; the protein is MRRVSSPVVCFPVVWCVALAAMLWPAARPLAALQAVGPRGAPPAVRPGIDRLLEDLRALRGSRLGLVTHQAGVNRDGTPSARLLADVEEVRLTALFAPEHGLDGTYDAGEAVPTIPGRTPVFSLYGGTFRPTRQMLARVDALLVDLQDVGVRAYTYTSTMALVMAAAREAGKKVVVLDRPNPMGGTIVDGPVLEPALRSFIGLYPIPYVFGMTIGELARLYNGAFGIGADLTVVPMDGWTRTMRWGDTGLPWINPSPGITGPDAVFTYAATGPVDGTNLWNGVATDSRFQVVLAPWLDGHRLAARLNRYGLPGVRFAASALPHPRTGRVWYGVRLHVTDPAVFRPSTTLVYILVEIRRLHGDRLRFTAPRRGPYLFDLVWGTKDVRLGLLRGDDAATIVARWQPALQRFLKLREGFLLYQ